From Synoicihabitans lomoniglobus, the proteins below share one genomic window:
- a CDS encoding HAD family hydrolase has protein sequence MVAALILDFDGLILDTETPLVDAWEAVHAEVGSVFDRGRGEGIIGHVGVAFDPWEGIALDHERSDLEQRFLRHKNRIIVKQPILPGIIDLLDHARDHGIALAVASNSPHVHVDRHLDRLGLIDRFAAIVCREDVPHGKPQPDVYLAALENLGVEAVHAVAFEDSVPGHQAAHAAGLRVAVIPNPCTRAHRFDHAHLQLDALDQLSPTKLLAKF, from the coding sequence ATGGTTGCTGCTCTCATTTTGGACTTCGATGGATTGATCCTCGATACGGAAACTCCGCTCGTGGATGCGTGGGAGGCGGTCCACGCGGAAGTCGGTTCGGTTTTCGATCGCGGTCGCGGGGAAGGTATCATCGGTCACGTCGGCGTCGCCTTCGATCCTTGGGAAGGCATCGCCCTCGACCACGAGCGCTCTGATTTGGAACAGCGGTTTTTGCGGCACAAAAACCGCATCATCGTGAAACAACCGATTCTACCCGGCATCATCGACCTGCTCGATCATGCGCGGGATCATGGCATCGCTCTCGCAGTGGCATCCAACTCGCCGCACGTGCACGTGGATCGTCATCTGGACCGCCTCGGACTGATCGATCGATTCGCAGCGATCGTTTGCCGCGAAGATGTGCCTCACGGCAAACCGCAACCCGACGTTTACCTCGCCGCCTTGGAAAACCTCGGTGTCGAAGCCGTCCATGCCGTCGCTTTCGAGGATTCCGTGCCTGGTCACCAAGCCGCCCATGCCGCGGGTCTGCGCGTAGCGGTGATTCCCAACCCTTGCACACGGGCCCACCGCTTCGATCACGCCCACCTCCAATTGGACGCCTTGGATCAATTGTCTCCCACCAAGTTGCTCGCGAAATTTTAG